The proteins below are encoded in one region of Solenopsis invicta isolate M01_SB chromosome 8, UNIL_Sinv_3.0, whole genome shotgun sequence:
- the LOC120358412 gene encoding uncharacterized protein LOC120358412: MTRSRCIPSVYAVKHIVKMEQTERDLVEQSTRLNTHKEYMAWEQRCIEFIESLDGRSRSKYPRLSIGGRQSVIACITRLEGLKQMMRGRFVQMGAGYSAGLRWREIDTVFESRILTGAVINFEHIEPYQFLEDAREIVLEHVQSVMQRHGNVKINAIFNGEFVAGDKRANKCITTRNYELFQCSDLHEWYQLHVIEIILASLEEFQERDSGWALSRILNLTININKYNPLHAGCNIQLPSKIMMKKAVVNVKSNDNACFAWSVVASLHPAERNTDRESSYPHYSTVLNLKGIEFPMTLPQIKKFEILNKISINLYCIEEKKLSIFPIRLTERKMDKHINLLYVQDDNVGHFALIKNMSRLMSSQLSKKKNKKFFCDRCLHYFSSNDKLEIHTMDCGKINDCAIILPSEDDKWLSFKNYCRKERMPFIVYADLECILEKTEDEKNYQHHRVFSIAYYVHCAYDNSLSMYRFHRDKNCIAWFVEQLKDLAQIVNNILSVNVPMDLTQDDWKKFNNATHCHICEKPFTNEIERVRDHCHLTGRFRGAAHSNCNLNYKDSHYIPIVFYNLSGYDVHFIIKEIATAYEGRIDLLPITKEKYISFTKNDQKNCIKLRFIDSFKFLASSLDKLASFLSKDKLCIMQREYSNLSTENFDLLTRKGVFPYEYVDCVEKLEESCLPPRELFYSSLTGDTVSESDYAHAVNVWQRFSIRTLGDYSDLYLKTDVLLLADIFENFRDSCIASYGPDPAYYYTLPGFTWDAMLKYTHVNFELLTDIDMIMFIERGTRGGLSQCSNRYAQANNKYMKSYDPLKSSSYLMYFDVNNLYGWAMCQPLPYKDFRWVDDVTNFNFMDIALDSPTGYILEIDLEYPQHLHDAHIDLPFCPMRDKPPGKRQDKLLATLYDKKRYVIHYRNLQQCIRHGLRVTKIHRILQFAQSPWLRDYIQLNTDFRTCAKNNFEKNLYKLMNNAVFSKTMENVRNHVDVRLVTKWKGRYGAEAMIAMPNFHSRSVFSENLVAIEMRKLEVKFDKPIYVGMCILDISKTCLYEFHHEYMAPMFREKCKIMYTDTDSLIYNIECDDVYEIIKRDINKFDTSDYAVDNAYGIPLVNKKSARFNEG, from the exons ATGACAAGATCGCGATGCATCCCATCAGTCTATGCAGTCaagcacattgtaaaaatggaGCAAACGGAGCGCGATTTGGTGGAGCAATCCACTCGATTGAATACGCATAAAGAGTATATGGCGTGGGAGCAACGTTGTATCGAGTTCATCGAATCGCTAGATGGACGTAGCCGCAGTAAATATCCGCGATTGTCAATCGGCGGAAGACAATCTGTGATCGCTTGTATCACGCGACTAGAAGGTTTGAAACAAATGATGCGTGGACGGTTTGTGCAAATGGGCGCTGGATATAGTGCTGGACTCCGATGGCGTGAGATAGATACAGTTTTTGAAAGTCGTATACTGACTGGTGCTGTGATTAATTTCGAACACATTGAACCGTATCAATTTCTAGAGGATGCGCGAGAAATTGTGCTTGAGCACGTGCAAAGTGTCATGCAGAGACATGGCAACGTAAAGATAAACGCTATTTTTAATGGTGAATTTGTCGCAGGTGACAAACGCGCTAATAAGTGTATCACAACAAGAAATTATGAACTCTTTCAATGCTCCGATTTGCATGAGTGGTACCAGTTACACGTCATCGAGATAATCCTAGCATCGTTGGAGgaattccaagaacgcgatagcggatGGGCGTTGTCGCGtatactaaatttaacaataaatataaacaaatataacccTTTGCATGCAGGATGCAACATCCAGTTACcaagtaaaattatgatgaagaaagcggtagttaatgtaaaatcaaatgacAATGCATGTTTTGCATGGTCAGTGGTGGCCAGTCTGCATCCTGCTGAAAGGAATACAGATCGAGAATCTTCATATCCACATTATTCTACGGTATTAAATCTGAAAGGCATTGAGTTTCCAATGACACtgccacaaattaaaaagtttgaaattctcaACAAAATCTCCATTAATCTATACTGCATCGAGGAgaagaaattatctatttttcctATACGACTCACCGAACGAAAAATGGACAAACATATAAATCTGCTATACGTGCAGGATGACAATGTGGGACATTTTGCGTTGATAAAGAATATGTCCCGTCTCATGAGTTCACAACtcagtaagaaaaagaataagaaattcttttgtgatcg atgtCTACATTATTTTAGTTCGAACGACAAGTTGGAAATTCACACAATGGACTGTGGAAAGATAAACGATTGCGCTATCATATTACCAAGCGAAGATGACAAATGGCtgagctttaaaaattactgtcgaAAGGAACGAATGCCGTTTATCGTATACGCCGATTTGGAATGCATCCTGGAGAAGACTGAGGATGAGAAAAATTACCAGCATCATCGAGTATTTAGCATAGCATATTATGTACACTGTGCGTATGACAATTCGCTATCAATGTATCGGTTTCATCGCGATAAGAATTGTATCGCGTGGTTCGTCGAGCAACTTAAAGATTTAgcacaaattgtaaataatattctgtcgGTTAATGTTCCCATGGATTTAACACAAGacgattggaaaaaatttaacaacgctACACACTGCCACATTTGTGAAAAACCATTTACGAATGAAATAGAACGGGTACGCGATCATTGTCATTTAACCGGTCGATTCAGAGGTGCAGCGCattcaaattgcaatttaaattacaaagattcgCATTATATTCCTATAGTTTTCTATAACTTATCTGGCTACGACGTGCATTTTATCATCAAGGAAATAGCTACAGCATATGAAGGACGAATAGATTTACTTccgataacaaaagaaaaatatatttcgtttacaaaaaatgatcagaaaaattgcataaaattaagatttatcgattctttcaaatttctcgcatctagtctcgataaattggcatcttttcttagtaaagataagctatgcataatgcaacgggaatatagtaatttatcaaCAGAAAATTTCGATCTGTTAACACGAAAAGGTGTCTTCCCATACGAGTATGTTGACTGTGTAGAAAAATTGGAAGAGTCATGTTTGCCACCGcgcgaattattttacagttcatTGACGGGTGACACAGTATCCGAGAGCGATTACGCGCATGCTGTCaacgtgtggcagcggttctccatCCGAACGCTCGGAGATTATAgcgatttatacttgaaaactgACGTACTGTTGTTGGCTGATATCTTTGAGAATTTTCGCGATAGTTGCATCGCGAGTTATGGACCCGATCCcgcatattattatactttacccggttttacgtgggatgcaatgttgaaatatacacatgtaaatttcGAACTGCTAACAGACATTGACATGATCATGTTCATCGAACGTGGCACACGTGGTGGTCTGAGTCAATGTTCGAACAGGTACGCACAGGCCAACAACAAGTACATGAAGTCATACGATCCATTGAAATCATCATCGTACCTGatgtactttgatgtaaataacttgtatggTTGGGCAATGTGTCAGCCATTACCATACAAAGATTTTCGATGGGTAGATgacgtaacaaattttaattttatggacATCGCGCTAGATTCTCCAACAGGTTACATTCTTGAAATAGACTTAGAATATCCACAACATTTACATGATGCGCACATTGACCTACCATTCTGTCCAATGCGTGATAAACCGCCCGGCAAGCGGCAAGACAAGCTCCTCGCAACCTTATACGATAAGAAACGTTACGTCATACATTATCGTAACCTGCAGCAGTGTATTCGTCACGGCCTTCGAGTGACAAAAATACATCGCATATTACAGTTTGCACAATcaccatggcttcgcgattatattcagttaaatacagatttcagaacatgcgccaaaaacaatttcgaaaaaaatttatacaaattaatgaacaacGCAGTATTTAGCAAAACCATGGAGAACGTGCGCAATCACGTCGATGTGCGACTTGTGACAAAATGGAAAGGCAGATACGGCGCGGAGGCAATGATCGCTATGCCAAATTTCCACAGTCGTAGTGTCTTTTCAGAGAATTTGGTTGCAATCGAAATGCGTAAGCTTGAGGTGAAATTTGACAAACCAAtctatgtgggtatgtgcatccTTGACATATCTAAGACATGtttgtatgaatttcatcatgaatacatggcgccgatgtttcgcgagaaatgtaaaattatgtatactgaTACGGATagcttaatatataatattgaatgtgatgacgtatacgaaattataaagcgcgatattaataaatttgacacgaGTGATTACGCGGTTGATAATGCATACGGTATTCcgcttgttaataaaaaaagtgcCAGGTTTAATGAAGGATGA
- the LOC120358418 gene encoding uncharacterized protein LOC120358418 codes for MHPASSHHVEKLTEGNYESWRMQMKSVLVFNDLWGYVDGSIARPTDENAQTQWKIEDEKALALIILSISRNELGHIRRMTTWQAAWDELVRVHSSQGPVKKTILYRQLYNSKKDERQTMMQYINDFENKVNLLEDTGIEIPEELKTIMLLNGLPDTFENFCIAIESRDQIPGIDFIKGKLIEEEARRVSGDDHHGGNSNGTNALLSRGTRENPARKYKGGKPPARNYHGDKREERRRTTRRKMAERRTRRRRRKTKPQ; via the exons ATGCATCCGGCCAGCAGCCACCACGTGGAGAAATTAACGGAAGGAAATTATGAATCCTGGCGAATGCAGATGAAGAGCGTCTTAGTTTTCAACGACTTATGGGGATACGTCGACGGTAGTATAGCGAGACCCACTGATGAAAATGCACAGACACAGTGGAAGATAGAGGACGAAAAGGCTCTTGCTCTCATTATACTCAGCATCTCGAGAAATGAGCTGGGGCATATCCGGCGTATGACGACATGGCAAGCAGCGTGGGACGAGTTGGTTAGAGTACACAGCTCTCAAGGTCCTGTAAAGAAGACCATCTTGTATCGGCAATTGTACAACTCAAAGAAAGACGAGAGGCAGACAATGATGCAATATATTAACGACTTCGAAAATAAAGTAAATCTGCTAGAAGATACCGGCATCGAAATTCCAGAGGAATTAAAAACAATCATGCTGCTCAACGGACTGCCAGACACGTTCGAGAATTTTTGCATTGCTATCGAGTCAAGAGATCAGATCCCTGGAATCGACTTCATTAAGGGGAAGTTAATTGAGGAAGAAGCGAGGAGAGTTAGCGGAGACGACCATCATGGCGGCAACAGCAACGGCACGAATGCGTTACTATCACGAGGCACACGCGAGAACCCTGCTCGTAAATATAAAGGAGGAAAACCGCCTGCCAGAAATTATCACGGTGACAAGAGGGAAG AAAGAAGAAGAACGACGAGAAGAAAAATGGCGGAAAGGCGAACCAGGCGCAGGAGGAGGAAAACGAAGCCACAGTAG
- the LOC120358555 gene encoding uncharacterized protein LOC120358555 yields MFDEIRYEINGVEIDRNRNVGITSTLKNYVSLTFDKGMIMQNAGWDMSSTLWENYFNFCVPLNLLLGFCKDYKRMVVNARHELILIRARNDNNSIVGTNRTTEPEIELFKVQWRMPHVTLNEVNKLSILRALESGRYLSMSFRSWDLYEYPLLQSTTKHSWAVKTATQLEKLRFVIFALQTGRKNIMSQDATIFDDCNLINVKLYLNSEFYPYDDLNLDFRKSRYSILFDMYQRFRKSYYGRDCYDTLLNVVTFLQRGPFTVIDCSRQNESIKSATVDVRIEFDCKENVPASTTAYCLILHDCVIEYCPLSNVVRKIM; encoded by the coding sequence atgtttgatgaaattcgatatgaaaTCAACGGTGTGGAAATTGATCGCAACAGAAACGTTGGAATCACTAGTACTCTAAAGAACTATGTATCtcttacgtttgacaaaggAATGATAATGCAGAATGCCGGATGGGACATGTCGTCCACTCTgtgggaaaattatttcaatttttgcgtgCCACTAAATTTACTGCTAGGCTTTTGCAAGGATTACAAACGCATGGTTGTTAACGCACgccatgaattaattttgatacgagcgcgcaatgataacaattctATTGTGGGAACGAATAGAACGACGGAACCGGAAATTGAATTGTTCAAAGTACAGTGGCGAATGCCACATGTTACGTTAAATGAAGTCAATAAATTGTCCATACTACGAGCTTTGGAAAGCGGGCGATATCTAAGTATGAGTTTTCGTTCCTGGGATCTGTATGAGTACCCCTTGCTGCAGAGCACAACCAAACATTCGTGGGCTGTTAAAACTGCAACACAATTAGAAAAGCTTCGATTCGTTATCTTTGCACTACAGACCGGTCGCAAGAATATCATGTCTCAAGATGCTACTATTTTTGACGATTGTAATTTGATCAATgtgaaactttatctcaacTCTGAATTTTATCCGTACGATGACTTGAATCTAGACTTTCGTAAATCTAGATACTCCATCCTGTTTGACATGTACCAACGTTTTCGTAAATCTTATTATGGACGTGATTGCTACGATACGCTGCTTAACGTGGTCACATTTCTGCAAAGAGGACCTTTTACAGTGATTGATTGCTCGCGGCAAAACGAGTCCATCAAAAGTGCTACTGTGGACGTGCGCATTGAATTtgattgcaaagaaaatgtGCCAGCGAGCACTACCGCCTATTGCCTTATCTTACATGATTGTGTAATTGAATACTGTCCATTGTCTAacgttgtgcgcaaaatcatgtaa